The genome window CGGTGGGACCAGTggcagagggcagggaggggacctGCAGCCTTGCAGGGTCTGTCCCTGGAGTGCTTCAGGGTCCTCACTACGAGGTGGCCACAGCTTGTCACAGGTAGGGCTTCCACCCTGCCGGGAGAGGGTCATCCCATGGTGCACGTCCTTTCCGCAGCTGTTCTTGCCTAGGAAAGGAGTGTTTCCAGCATTGCCCTTGGTGCTGTGCCTGCCATGGGTGCCTGGAGCCAACAGAGCCTCGACTCACCTTCACCAAGGCTctgggctcctgcagctggtggctgtCCAGGCCGGTGGCAGGGGCGGTGGGTAACACGGCTGCTGGGGGCATTGGTATTTGGGGAGGTCTGATGGCTGGTCCTGAGCACCCAGTGTTTCCTCTGTCCTTCTGCCCTGCCTCCTGGTCACAGGGAGCTCAGCCAGGGTCTCCTCGGGGGCTGCCCTCCGCCATCCCTGCCGCTTGCCCTCCTCACTGCTCCGGTTCCTGGCTGGCGCGGAGCAGCTTGGCTGCGCCGAGGGGTCTTGGCGGGGAAAGCGCAGTGCAGCCGTCCCCTCCACAAAGCCGCACTGTTCAGAACAAATCCGCCTAGAATTGGGCTGCATTTTTGTCAAGTGATTCATCAGCACGTGAATGGAAAAGGCTGGAGCCCACTGAACCAGTAACCGTTCCCTGGAGCCACGGGGCCGGAGCCGGCGCACGGCTCTTCCAGCCCGGCTGCATCCAGGTTACGCCGCAGCCACGCGTGGAGCAGCAAAGGGTCTGACACAGAGCGCTGGGTCAGGGGGCAAGGGGTGGCCCGTGGCTGCGGTGACTGTGGCAGGGGACTGgacaccagcagcaggcagggactgAGCCCGtgtgtggggagcagagctccTCCAGCTGGGGTCAGGGACCTGGGTGGGTGGCTGTGCCCTGGGGCCAAGGGGCTTCCTGCATGGCCGAGATGCTGCCAGGTGCAAGTGCCAGCATTGACCAGGGTGGCTGCTTTGGGAAGTCTCTTCCCCTGCTCATGACACCATTTCCTTCCCACAGTAAAATCAGCTGGCCTTTCCCAGTAGGCATGTTGGGCTGTGCCCCCCTGACCTTCAGCTTAAATAGCCCATCCACGTGCTCCCCCAGGTATTTATAGAGCACGGTCAGATTCCTTCTCCTTGCTGTGCCAGGAAGCCAAGCTCACCAGTGCCAACTACacatctccagctgctcctaCCCCAGCACCCTTTGGTGGGGGACACAAGCTGGGTCTTGGCCTTGGCTGGCACTTGCTGTCCCACTGGCAAGGCGCTGGCATGTCCTGGAGGGACAGGGAGCTGGCCAACCTGGTGGAtagcagcactgccagcacagtGGGGAACCCTGTGAGCCCccaccctgcagccagcccccCTGGGCTCTGAGGgatgctgggcagggctgcaaCTTTGGGGCTGTCTTGGCCCCCTGCAGCGTCAGTGTCACCCTGGGGCTAGCTGGGAGCCCTCGTCCCCTCACCAGTGgaaggagctgggcagagcagggctgcaggtccCAGAACAGCTGTGTCCACCCCCCAGCATGGCACCAAACAGGCTGCTGTGTCCTGAGCCGGTGACTAAGTCtgagctggctctgcctgcctgggtaCCCTGGGTCACTGCCTCGTGCCGAGCGCTCATGTGCTGGTTCGTGTgtccctgggctgtgctggcagcgTGACCCCAGGGACCCTTCCATGGCAGAGCTGTCCCTGTGTCACTGTCCCCGGGCTTCAGGGTACCACGGCCTTGCTGGTCCTGGGGGACCCAACCTTGTCTCTGGACACTGAGTGCTGGGACCACCCTGGGGCCATGCAGTCTGCTCCCCCAGCTGGCCAGGCTACACAGGCATTTGGCTGGGGACCTCCTGAGAGAATGGTTTAATTAATGACAGCGGGACAAACACTGTGGTGCTCCCAGGACACTGCTGGCAGGTTTTAGCTGTCCTGGTGCTGTCTGGGTCACAGGCAGGAGCCCAGGCAAGGCCAGCCTGTGCCCACAAATATGAGGGCGGGCAGAGACTAAGCCAGCACTGGCCAAGGGCAACTGGTCTGGCACAGCCATCAGGGTGGGGTGGGCAATTCTGGGGTCACCTTTCCTTGTCACCCACTATGAGGGTGCTGCTGCATCGCTGCCCTGTGTCTTCCAGAGCCCCATCCCTATGGTGACAACGTGTGTTGTCCAGCTCTGAGTTAGGGAGGGCAGGGGGTTCACTGCAGGCAGCCGGGTCCACACCAGGGTGGGAGCACCTGGGGGATGGGGGAGCTGAGTGGGACTGTCCCACCAGGGCAGCACTGCGTGGCGCTGGTGGCACCTCCAGTTCCCAACGACCTCTGCTGACCCCAGCGCCTCTCCATTGCAGTGATCCGAGCAAAGGCCGTCTCTGCAAAAGAGGTGGATTCGGGGAACGATATATATGGGAATCCGATCAAACGAATCCAGTATGAAATCAAACAGATCAAGGTAAGGGGTGCGGGAGGAcgaggggaggggaggaggcagcctCGGCACTGGCCACTCACTCCCACTCCTGCTCCCCAGATGTTTAAGGGCCCTGACAAGGACATCGAGTTCATCTACACGGCTCCGTCCACTGCCGTGTGCGGCCGGCTGCTGGACACCGGCGGGAAGAAGGAATATCTCATTGCAGGTGGGGGGCCCTCAGGGGAAGTTGGTGGCAGTGCTGGCCCTGCTGTCTCCCAAGACATGTGTGCCCACTCCTAGGGCACAGAGAcctcctcctcatcttcctccCATCACAAGCCCTTGGTGGACCCTCTGCAGGTCCCTGGCTGTGCTTGGCTGTGGCAGGGACAGCTGGGGGGGAACCTCTGGGGACAGTGCAGGGTGGGGAGGCCAGATCACAGTGGCCTTCAGCCCCCCCCAGGCCAGGCTGACCCCAGGCATCCCATGCTAATATGGGGTCCCATGGTGCCTGGGGGACCCCTTGAGTGGTCTGTCTGGCCTCTCCCCAGGCAAGTCAGAGGGCAATGGCAAGATGCACATCACGCTCTGCGACCTGGTCTCCACCTGGGACTCGCTGACCCCCACCCAGAAGAAGAGCCTAAACCAACGGTACCAGATGGGCTGCGAGTGCAAGGTAAgggcccccctccccccatcacaggctgcccctgctccccatgCTGCTGGGGGGGGTCTGCAGCCCCAAGGTGGGGTGCAGTTTGTGGCAAAATGCCCTTCCCCATCCTTCAAGGATGCTGCAGTGCAGAGGCATGGCATGGCACCAGCTAGAGATATGGGAAGGGTGACGTAGCCTTCAGCTGGGAACTGAGGCCAGACCTGGGACCTGCACCCAAGGGTTCCTTCAGTCCCCACATCAGGATCACATCCTTGCCGTGCCccacagggatggggcagcctgGCATCCCTGGTCCAGAGCTGGATCCCCCGCCCCAGATGCCCCGCACTGCTTCCCCCCAGCCAGCGTCCCTCCTAGGGGTGGTCAGTGACAGTCCCTGTTGTGCACAGATCTCGCGCTGCCTCTCCGTCCCCTGCTTCGTCTCCTCCTCGGATGAGTGTCTCTGGACAGACTGGGCGATGGAGAAGAACAACGTGGATGGGCGGCAGGCGAAGCATTACGCTTGCATCAAGAGGAGCGACGGCTCGTGCGCCTGGTACCGCGGCATGGCCCCCCCCAAGCAGGAGTTTCTCGACATCGAGGACCCCTAAGCCAAACGAGCGCATTCCAGTAgccagtagaaaaaaaaacctgcgAGATGTTAGACTGGTCCACGCTGATATCAGTTCCTGGAGACAGCATGAAAACCCACTCAGCCACGGGGGTCCCCAGGCTGTGGCACCTGCTGCGTGCGTGCGGGGACAGGGACCCGCTGTGTCACAggcacctgcagcctgtggctgtgctgggtgtcCCTGTGCTGGTGGCGGGGCTGAGCGGGGTGCGGGGGGACCCCCTCACTAGGGCAGTGTCCCTGCCTGGCCTCGCTCAGCCCTGGCACCCTGGCAGCTGTGAAGGAATCAAACCCTCGtgggtggcaggagctgctccctctgCGTAGCCGGTCTACCAGTGCCCCTGCCGTGGGGGACCCCCAACAGCTCTCTCCAATCAGCCCTCCGTCCCACAGTGTCCCCAGCCACCTTCCAGCACCGGGGACCCTTCTGTCCCCTCCCCGCCCACCGCCCATCCCTCCCattggggtgcagggagggtCAAGCCCTCCAGGCAGGGGCTCCAGGGGGGCCTTCCCGTGCGGCAGAGCCCCCAGCTCTGTGCAAGGGACTGCGGCTCCTGCACAGGTGCCTTATTCCAAAAAGCCAGAGAGGTGCGTTAGCATGGCTGGGGTGACgcccccagtgtccccaggtgctgctgtgcttctctCCACATCAACCCCATGGGGACACGGAGGTGAGCACGTGGTTCACTGCCTTCCCCTGCGCTGTGGGGGGGTCTGTTCccactgcagcctcctgcacCAGTGGAGAGCTGCTCCCAGACCCTTCTGCAGCCGCTGCTGCCAGATGGGCTTAGGCCCCCATCCCGTCCCCTGTGGTGAACCCTCCCCAACACCTCGGGCCCCGCTTTCTCTGAGCCATTCCCACGTGGCAGCGGCACTGTGTGATGGGCAGCACTGGCATCGTGTGCCCGCAGCTTTGGGAGCACTGGGAACGATCCCTCGCATCCCTGCTCCAGTGGGCACTTTCATGCTGTGCATCCCTGTAAGGTTTAAGATGTCGTACTGGACCAGTCTGGGCAGTTTCACCTATTATAAagagaaacaattaaaaataaaaaaaaaaaaaaaaaaaaggaagaaaaaacccaccccaaccTCTAATCAATCCCATATACGACTCCCGTTCGCTTACTGTATGGTTATATCATATGTGCCATTTACTCCTGTCTCTGCTGGTAGTCTTTATCTTTGAGTTTAATATTTCCACTTGTTTTGCCACCGGCTGTGTGGTCCCTGTGCTGTAATTTCTGTCTCCTCGTGTGGCCGCACCGGCAGTTCGCGGGAAGGGGAGAGCGGCGGGGGGAGCCCCTCCTCAGCCTGGGCCGCACGGCTGCGGCCCCCGCGCCGCTCTcagccccgggacccccgggacccccgggacccccgcTCCGGGGCGCGGGAGGGGGGCGAGCTCGCGCCACGGCCCCGgcaggccccgccccctgccGGCTGCAGGCCCCGCCCCTCGGGGTGGGGGCGGGGCTCGCGCGCAGCGGTGGGCGGGGACagggcggccccgcccccggtCGGGGCGGAAGGCGTTTGTGGCGGCGGCGACACGTGCGCGCGGCCGCGGGACCCGGATGGTGAgtggggccgggccgggcagcagCGGGGCCTGCGCTCCGCGGCCGCTCCGGTACCGGGCAGCGGAGGGGGCTCAAGGTCGCGCTGGTCGTGGCGGGCGGGGACCCGTTGAGGCCTTCGGGGTGGGCAGCGGCAGGGACGGGCCTAGACCGCGGCCTGTTGCCCTGGCAACGCGCGGCCCCGCACCGGGAGCGGAACGGCCCTGTGTCCCCTCGGCCTGTCCCCGCTCAACCGGCCGCCTTCTCCCCGCAGCCGGGGCCGCCGGGCTCCGCCATGCCGATCGTGGAGCGGCTGAAGGAGGCGCTGaaggcggggcggcgggaggcgggtGAGGACGCGGAGCTGGGCCGGCTGCTGGCCGCCTCGGCCaagaaggtgctgctgcagaagatCGAGTTCGAGCCCGCCAGCTGCGGCTTCTCCggccagctggagctgctgcggGGAAAGTACGTGCTGCTTAACCCCCGCGCCGAGGGCCCCGGCCGTCCCCGCGGCCCCCAGGAGGGGCCGCCCGGCAAGCAGGGTAGGTAAAGAGAGCGAGGGGGGTCCgcggcccgcagccccgccgcttaccgcccctccccgccccctcTTGCCGCAGGCAGTGACCATGGCCCGAGGGGCCCGGCAGACGGGATTCCCGCGCCGCAGAAGGTGCTTTTCCCGGCGGAACGCCTCTCCATGAAGTGGGAGCGGATCTACCGGGTCGGCGCGGGGCTGCACAACCTCGGAAACACTTGCTTCCTCAACTCCACCGTGCAGTGCCTGACCTACACCCCGCCGCTCGCCAACTACCTGCTCTCCAAGGAGCACAGCCGCAGCTGTGAGTCGGAGGGGCTCGGGGAGCAGCGCCCGCCTGCCCTGCGCCTggtgctgtgctcagcacctcGGCACGCGGCTCTGCCGAGGCTGTGCGGCTGTTGGGATGTGcattccctgctccctcctccctgttCCTCTAGTGAGAGGTCGTTCCTGTGAACGGCTCGCTTTTCTTGGCCTTAGCAGCGTTCCCAAGCTCTCCAGCCTTGTgtctggggaggctttgtctCTGCTGGACGTAGCCAGGGATAAGATGGGTTCGGCAGAGTCTGCTGGCTTCCTGGGGTCAGAACTGGGGGTCCCTAATAACCCCTATGTGTGGGCCGGGCAGAAGGCTGTGTACAGGCAGTGGGTGCTGTTTATGGGTGGTTTTGAAAGGGATTCTGGTGGGTGCTGCTCCAAGCAGTGAGCAAGGGGAGCATGTGGGGCTCAGCCCCATCCATAGGGCTCCAGGGGGATCTGCCCTTCAGGCGGCTCCAACGAGTGCCTGTGACCTGTTTTCCATCCACGTGTGTGCTGCCTCCTCTGGAGAGGTGGCAGGGGTTGGTGGTGTGATGGGCTGTACCAGCCAGGATGGCGTGTGCCTGTCCCTGTGTGCCCAGGATGCCCCAGAGCTCGCAGGGAAAACCGAGCGTGGTTGAGCTGTGTTGGATCAGAGATCCCTTGTCCTCTGTGCTGCCTCCATCTCTCCTGGCTTTGTCCCCAACGTCTCAtcttctctcctgctccaggtggccaaggaggtTTTTGCATGCTGTGCGTTATGCAGAACCACACGATCCAGGCTTTTGCCAACAGCGGCAACGCGATAAAGCCAGTGTCCTTCATCCGAGACCTCAAGAGTAAGGATGGCTGCACTCTCCTCTTGTAGCTGTGCAGGAGAGCGCTGACTAATGCAGGAGCAGAACCTTTGAGAAGGGGGCAGGTCTTGGCAGGCAGCTCTTCTGAAATGACTCACTGAGCCTGCCAAGGGCCAGTGACTTCATGGTCTGCATGGGGCTTCCCCCATGGCCAGTATCAGTCTGACATCTGGTTTGGGTTGAGGGGGCTCAAGCCCTGTGTTccaagggagggaaggagagtcTGTGTCTGTTGCAGCACGTGCTGGGGCTGATTCCTCCCTCTTCTGCAGAGATTGCCAGGCACATCCACTTCGGCAGGCAGGAGGATGCGCACGAGTTCCTGCGTTACACCATCGACGCCATGCAGAAGGCCTGCCTGAACGGCTGTACCAAGTACGTGGGGCCTTTGGTGGCCTGTCACTGCTCTTGTCTGCTGTCCCCTCGCTGGTTCCCTGTGCCCACGGGAGCAGACTGTGGGGTGAACTTGTCCCCCAGGTCAGACTCAGGGACAGGTGCTGACTCCAGGGGCCTCGGGTGGATGGCACAGTGCTCTGTGAAACAGCTCTGGGCTTCTCCCTCCTGACATCTCTTCCCCAGCACGGTTCTGGTCCTGTCCCCAAATCCTGACGCTGCTGTTGGTTTGGATCCTGTCCCAATTGCCAAGAAATACAGGCATGCTTGTTAGCTCAGTCCCAGTTCTGTGGCTGTGGGTGAGCAGCTTTCCCATCCATCTCAGCCACCTGCATTGCCTCTGTACAATGTGCCCAGCTCCCGCCAGTTTCTGCTCCTTCTAGAGGAAGGCACAATTGGAGCCTGGTGCCACCCCTTGACCTCTGGCACTGGGATTGCTCCTCTCTTCCTGGAACTCTGCTGGGCAGAGCATGCAGGGGAGCTGTCCTGGGGATACGGGTGGCTCAAGGGGGTGGCCGCTGCGGGAGGACAGCGTGagaccctgctctgctctccaggctggatCGCCAGACCCAGGCCACGACGCTGGTTCACCAGATCTTTGGCGGTTACCTGCGCTCTCGTGGTGAGTGCTGCCTGCCGGGTCCTGGGCCTGTGACTACCAGGGCTGCAGTTGCTCTGAGAGCCTTGCAGTTGAAATCGTTTGGGAAAATAGCTAAGTGTATGTACATGATCCAGAGGTACAGTTGGTCAGTCTTGTGGTACCTGTGGGTCAGTTGTGGCGATGGAAAAGGCTGCTGGTTGTGGTCCCCAGCTCATCACCACTAGCAAAGGGACCCGTGCTGGCAGCTGTCTGGCAATACTTGCTGTCCCAGCACATGGTGGAATTGCTGGCCTTCCTCCTTGCCAGGCTGTGAATCCTGGTGCTGACATCCCAGAGCCCATAGCCAGAGAGGAGGAATACTGCAGACACCTGTGCTGTTGTGGGGTGCTGGCGGGTGCAGGGCTTGTGCCCGGCTGTGCTCATTGCTCTTCCTTTTGCAGTGAAGTGCTCAGTGTGCAAGACAGTCTCGGACACCTATGACCCTTTCCTGGACCTCGCACTGGAGATTAGGGTactgggccagggctgggaaTGGGCAGGGCTCTCTACTGTCCTGgagctgttcctgcagctgcacctTGTCTGCTCCCAGGGCTTCATAACCCACCAGTGCCCGGGCAcggtgcaggcaggagggacacAGCTTCCACTCTtgtgctgccttctctgcatgGCAGATCAGTGCCTGCGGCCTGAGCACGAGCCGTAGCTTCTCTGGGCTCTGCAGTGTTGGGAGCAGTGCAGCTGTCCCTTGGGGGGTCCCAGCCAGCACCTGGCTGGGTGGCAAGCTCAGGGGCTGGTGTGGTTGGTGCCCCTGTGCTCATGCTCCGTGTTATCTCAGGGCCAGCGTGGCGTTGGGCAGCCGGGCTGTCGCGCTGCCCTGACCTCTGTCTCCTCTGTCCTGGCAGCACGCAGCCAACATCGTGCGGGCGCTGGAGCTGTTTGTGAGGCCAGATGTGCTGGGCGGGGAGAACGCCTACATGTGTGCTAAGTGAGTGTGGGGTCTGCAGGCAGAAAGCCTACCATGATACCAGCAGGCTTCTCTGCCTGCTTCTCAGCTAAGCTGAGAGGTAGGTGGCCTGTGATGAAGCCGACCACTCCTGAGCTCCTTCCTCTCATAAGGAGGACCTGGGCCAGCAGACACGGCCATGAGCAGATGCCCTGGAGTGGTGCCTGCTGTCAACAGGGTCATTTCCTTGGAGTTCActgctgggccagggctggcaaTCAATCAAGAACAGCTTGAATAGCTTGAGCTCTTCCTCTGCAGATGCAAGAAGAAAGTGACAGCCAGCAAACGCTTCACCATCCACCGAGCTTCCAATGTTCTCACGCTCTCACTGAAACGCTTTGCTGACTTTGGTGGAGGCAAAATCACCAAGGTGAGTGCTCGGCAGCCCggagctggggctgtgtccTGGGCCAGGGTGGGAGCTGTTCCTGTGTGCAGTGctagctctgctgcagcccttccccagcagagTGGTGTGGTGGGAGAATGGCTCTTCCTGGCATCTTCACCACCAAGGTCTGTGTCTGGGGAGAACAGGTCCGCCTCTCTTGAGACAAAGGACTCATAggacagctgagctgctcttgaTTGAGCAAGAAGGCCATCTGCTGTGCAGGCTCCTGAGGTATCCTCTCTCTGCAGGACGTGGGGTACCCTGAGCTGTTGAACGTCCGCCCATACATGTCTCAGAACAACGGGGACGCCGTGATGTACGGGCTCTATGCGGTGCTGGTGCACTCGGGTTACAGCTGCCACGCAGGGCACTACTACTGCTACGTGAAGGTGAGCCCGGAGTGCTCCCTTGGCACCTTCTCTGGGCCAGGGGCTGGTGGGTGCTGGAGGGTCCCTGCTGTGTGCAGAAAGGAGGGTGATCATCAGATGTGCGTGGAGCACTGGATGTGGGGCACAGGCTGAGCTCCACCACAGGAGGTCTACTCTCTCAGAGTCCTCTTGCCTGCCCTGTGCTACGTGTGGGTTTTGGGGAGAGGAGCTCTGCTAACAGGCACTGTTCCTGCTACACTTCATGCCAGTAGGGTCCCCAGACATGGCCTGCCTAACCctgttctctctccttccaCAGGCCAGCAACGGGCAGTGGTATCAGATGAATGACGACCTGGTCCGCTGCAGCAACATCAAAGTGGTCCTCAACCAGCAGGCCTACCTGCTGTTCTACCTGAGGTGAGAGCACCCAGTGTCCCCCTGCCCCTCGCTTACAGCATTTGGGACAGGGCTGGTAGCACATGCCAGGGGTGGGAAGGAGTGTGGCAGGGAGAGGCCCAGCCCCTTGTCAAGGTTTTTCTGTAGACCAAGAACATGTCATGTCCTTGTTGCTTCTGGCTCCTGTTTCTTGTGCATGTCTCTGACAAGAGCATTCCAGTCGCTCAGACCCTGGCAGTTAACGTGGACATGTCTCTGCctccaccaggatccccagcGCCAGGAAGAGCTCAGAGGGGTCTGTTGCCAAAGTTGCCTCCACCCTTCCTGGCCGCATCGGCAGCAGCTCCGATCAGGCCAAGAAACCTGTGGCCAGCAGGCCCCTGTTGTCACCGCTGATGGGCCGGGTGAGTCCTGAGGGCTGCTCTTGGCCAGTGCTCGCCCGAGCTGGAGGCTGTGGCCCCTCTGTCTGCTCTGCGAGGGTGGGGGGCTGCAGCTTCTCAGGGGGACAGGTGGGAGGTGAGGGAGGATGGTTTGCAGGAGGGATCCTGCCGAGctgagggagggatggggagggcagGATTGCCCAGTCTTTGGTTCCTTGAATTCATTCCTTTCTGAacttctctctttcttgctgTCTAGAGAccagatgtggtgccagggaagAAGCTGCTGGGGCCGGAGGAGATTGGGGTCCCTGTGGCCCGCAACACGTTTGGGACTGTGTCAAAGCTGCTGAATGGAACCGCTTCACCAAAGCTGCCCACTGGGTCCCCGTCGCCCAAACTGCCCCTGAAAGCCACCCACATGGCCACAGCGCTGCCCGATGACACAGCCCGGAGGCCCAAGAAGCCACTCTCCCTCCCACAGCTGCCTCCCATGCCCAGGGCGGTTCAGGGCTTCTGTGACTCTTCTAACGCCAGCGGTGGCAGAGCGGAGCTGCCCCGGCAGAGCTCCTGGGAGAGCAAACAGCCACCTACCTCAGCCAAGCTGCTTCTGGAGCCCAGCCTGGAGCCTGGGGATGGTCGGGAGAACACCGAGACCCTGGAGAGGGACTCCTACAACAGCAGTGTTGCCAGCCCAGCACATGGCTCAGTGGGGAAACTGGCCAAAGCACCCCAGAAGGGCAGCACCTCTCAGGAAACAGACTGTGGCACAGACCTGCCTGCTGGCCCCAGCACCCAGTCTGCTGCCCCCGAGGACACCAAGGCAGCAAGGCTGAAATGCTCCCTGTtgggcagtgctgctctggagctgagcagcaccaCGTCACCACCACCAGCCAAGAAGCTGGCACTCTCTGCCAAAAAGGTGAGTCTAGGCTTCTGCCTGGAGGCATCTGGAGGGGGGAACAAGAAGGCTTGTGTTTTCTGAACTGGGGCTTGTGTTGGGAGCCAGCATTAGCTAATGCTCCTGGGTATCTTGCTAAACTGGAGGTGGGTGGGCAGAgcccctcagccctggggatgcagcaggtgctctgctctctctctggGTCAGGTTGCAGGGTCAGGCCCCCGCTGTTGTTCACATCCTTGAGAAACGGCTCCTAACTCCTTGCTTCAGAGATGGAGGTGGCTGTGCCTGgcgctgcagcaggagcagtgtCACGCATCCCCTGGGGCGAGTGGAAGCAGGTGACACACAGCTGGAGGGCTGTGGAGTtgccttctcctcaggactgacCCTCTTGGGGCTGCTGTGCAGCCCGGGCTCGGGGTGGTGCACTGGgatttctgtgctttaaatttccttccttccttttttcctttgtgcttctAACTGAAAACACTTCTGATTCTTCTTCTACCACCCCCACTTTCCTCCCCCATCTGTGTCTGTTCCCCTCCCTTTCTCTGGGctcccctttttgttttctcttcttggCTCACGGAAACCTCTTTTCTTCAGACCACCAAGTTTTTATTCATGTCAATAACTGCAGGGCAGCACCCCGCGGAAGGCGAGCAGAAGTGACCACTACGCACAACCTCGCCCAAAATTTGCTGAGCACACCTCCCCCACGAACACCACCCACCCCGACTCCACTCCCTGGCCTTTCAGTAAGTCGAGGTAAGCAGTGCCAGTTGCTCCCAGACTCCTGCATGGCAGCGAGGCCAGTAGCAGCCTTGGGATTCCCCACAAGGCAACTGTCCGGCATCGCAGCTGGTTGGGGGTGCGATTTTAGCAGCTGATTCTTTTGAGCTGGCAGGGCTTGCTCTGGATCCTAGAAGCAGGGCAGTTTCTCGTACTGTCAGCATAGGGTGGGAGGGAGGCTCTGACCATGTACTAGAGTCCCAAGGGATCAGGAGGCACCAGCCTAGTCTAGATTCAGCTCCATGTCTCCTTTATAACCTTCACCATGTGCTGCAGCAACACTCACTCTTTCCTAATCCCCTGAGGGACAGTGTGTACCCTGCCTGTGGCTGGCACTGGACAGGGGCACTGCgtgcttgcagctgctgctctgagagcAGGATCTGATTCAGATTTCATGGCTGAGGTGGTAGCATTTGGGTGTTATGCTCATGCAATttgggctggggaggaagagaggggcTCTGGCTCTTGACCTGGCTTTCAGATCATGTCAGCcttttttcctgtccttcagGCTGTCCTCATCTGCTCTCAAACTGCCAAATCCTGGAAAACCTGCCTTTAGCTTCATCTTCAACTCAGCCCCTCAGCTTCCAGCCTCCCCCCTGACCAACGGTTCCGCTGCCCACCCTTCACACTGccatcctccctgcagcagggagaaggggccCAGCCAGGTCACTCCTGGTTCCTCCAAAAAGAAGCGGCGAAGGCATCATCACGGAGCAGACAGCAACCATCATGCTCTGGCTGTGAAGGACAAGGATGAAGTCTCCAGTCCccccaagaagaaaaagaagaagaatctCGCTCAGGAGGGCTCGATATCCCTCGTGGGGAAGGAGGTGGCAGGCAAAGCTCCCAGCAGTGGCCAGGAGGAGCCAGGCTGTCAGGATCTGGAGAGCAGGCCCAAGCAGCAAGTGTCAGACCCCAGTACTTGGTCTGACACAGCATCCATCTCCCCCctcaagaagaagaagaagaaaaagaggagaatgGAGGAGACAGCAGAGCGCAGCTCTGGGACACTGTCCTTGGGCAGGTGAGAGGCGAGGG of Apus apus isolate bApuApu2 chromosome 17, bApuApu2.pri.cur, whole genome shotgun sequence contains these proteins:
- the TIMP2 gene encoding metalloproteinase inhibitor 2, with translation MPAALPSLLAWLAVLLLGRARPADACSCSPIHPQQAFCNADVVIRAKAVSAKEVDSGNDIYGNPIKRIQYEIKQIKMFKGPDKDIEFIYTAPSTAVCGRLLDTGGKKEYLIAGKSEGNGKMHITLCDLVSTWDSLTPTQKKSLNQRYQMGCECKISRCLSVPCFVSSSDECLWTDWAMEKNNVDGRQAKHYACIKRSDGSCAWYRGMAPPKQEFLDIEDP
- the USP36 gene encoding ubiquitin carboxyl-terminal hydrolase 36 isoform X1; this translates as MPGPPGSAMPIVERLKEALKAGRREAGEDAELGRLLAASAKKVLLQKIEFEPASCGFSGQLELLRGKYVLLNPRAEGPGRPRGPQEGPPGKQGSDHGPRGPADGIPAPQKVLFPAERLSMKWERIYRVGAGLHNLGNTCFLNSTVQCLTYTPPLANYLLSKEHSRSCGQGGFCMLCVMQNHTIQAFANSGNAIKPVSFIRDLKKIARHIHFGRQEDAHEFLRYTIDAMQKACLNGCTKLDRQTQATTLVHQIFGGYLRSRVKCSVCKTVSDTYDPFLDLALEIRHAANIVRALELFVRPDVLGGENAYMCAKCKKKVTASKRFTIHRASNVLTLSLKRFADFGGGKITKDVGYPELLNVRPYMSQNNGDAVMYGLYAVLVHSGYSCHAGHYYCYVKASNGQWYQMNDDLVRCSNIKVVLNQQAYLLFYLRIPSARKSSEGSVAKVASTLPGRIGSSSDQAKKPVASRPLLSPLMGRRPDVVPGKKLLGPEEIGVPVARNTFGTVSKLLNGTASPKLPTGSPSPKLPLKATHMATALPDDTARRPKKPLSLPQLPPMPRAVQGFCDSSNASGGRAELPRQSSWESKQPPTSAKLLLEPSLEPGDGRENTETLERDSYNSSVASPAHGSVGKLAKAPQKGSTSQETDCGTDLPAGPSTQSAAPEDTKAARLKCSLLGSAALELSSTTSPPPAKKLALSAKKGSTPRKASRSDHYAQPRPKFAEHTSPTNTTHPDSTPWPFSKSRLSSSALKLPNPGKPAFSFIFNSAPQLPASPLTNGSAAHPSHCHPPCSREKGPSQVTPGSSKKKRRRHHHGADSNHHALAVKDKDEVSSPPKKKKKKNLAQEGSISLVGKEVAGKAPSSGQEEPGCQDLESRPKQQVSDPSTWSDTASISPLKKKKKKKRRMEETAERSSGTLSLGSSRRTEKEPWRPKQQRSLEAGAGDSEHRKRKQRENPSSPAWEHPAANSVHSAGGTPAAVYAWDNWAGDGYRNCLAAPGCGAGTTPRNQKEPNVVEELLRNSLDKAYGKQVLTWEGEISAVSQDAERDAAWARSKTIIDEWDKEFDRGKVKKIKKLKQERRRHFNPFQQLQSKRNFWSVTHPAKVVSLGHRL
- the USP36 gene encoding ubiquitin carboxyl-terminal hydrolase 36 isoform X2, whose product is MKWERIYRVGAGLHNLGNTCFLNSTVQCLTYTPPLANYLLSKEHSRSCGQGGFCMLCVMQNHTIQAFANSGNAIKPVSFIRDLKKIARHIHFGRQEDAHEFLRYTIDAMQKACLNGCTKLDRQTQATTLVHQIFGGYLRSRVKCSVCKTVSDTYDPFLDLALEIRHAANIVRALELFVRPDVLGGENAYMCAKCKKKVTASKRFTIHRASNVLTLSLKRFADFGGGKITKDVGYPELLNVRPYMSQNNGDAVMYGLYAVLVHSGYSCHAGHYYCYVKASNGQWYQMNDDLVRCSNIKVVLNQQAYLLFYLRIPSARKSSEGSVAKVASTLPGRIGSSSDQAKKPVASRPLLSPLMGRRPDVVPGKKLLGPEEIGVPVARNTFGTVSKLLNGTASPKLPTGSPSPKLPLKATHMATALPDDTARRPKKPLSLPQLPPMPRAVQGFCDSSNASGGRAELPRQSSWESKQPPTSAKLLLEPSLEPGDGRENTETLERDSYNSSVASPAHGSVGKLAKAPQKGSTSQETDCGTDLPAGPSTQSAAPEDTKAARLKCSLLGSAALELSSTTSPPPAKKLALSAKKGSTPRKASRSDHYAQPRPKFAEHTSPTNTTHPDSTPWPFSKSRLSSSALKLPNPGKPAFSFIFNSAPQLPASPLTNGSAAHPSHCHPPCSREKGPSQVTPGSSKKKRRRHHHGADSNHHALAVKDKDEVSSPPKKKKKKNLAQEGSISLVGKEVAGKAPSSGQEEPGCQDLESRPKQQVSDPSTWSDTASISPLKKKKKKKRRMEETAERSSGTLSLGSSRRTEKEPWRPKQQRSLEAGAGDSEHRKRKQRENPSSPAWEHPAANSVHSAGGTPAAVYAWDNWAGDGYRNCLAAPGCGAGTTPRNQKEPNVVEELLRNSLDKAYGKQVLTWEGEISAVSQDAERDAAWARSKTIIDEWDKEFDRGKVKKIKKLKQERRRHFNPFQQLQSKRNFWSVTHPAKVVSLGHRL